One window from the genome of Dermacentor silvarum isolate Dsil-2018 chromosome 5, BIME_Dsil_1.4, whole genome shotgun sequence encodes:
- the LOC119453661 gene encoding mitochondrial import receptor subunit TOM22 homolog: protein MPADEGDSGIDAMSLPESRETSPKMSKRDLDVAVPTTSSTTDAVASVEEDDDLDLDETLYERLWGLTEMFPPKLRRGVYDLAHFSLGSAKGLYGFGRSAFWIIFSSSAILFAPVIFELERLQVEEISRQQQRQILLGPSAAVSGGAPPGLMPPMAPGPQQRR, encoded by the exons ATGCCAGCGGACGAAGGGGACAGCGGGATAGACGCCATGAGTTTGCCGGAGAGTCGCGAAACGTCGCCCAAAATGTCCAAGCGAGACCTCGACGTCGCCGTGCCGACCACGAGCAGCACGACCGATGCTGTAGCCAGCGTTGAGGAAGACGACGACCTC GATCTGGACGAGACGCTGTATGAGCGACTGTGGGGCCTCACAGAGATGTTTCCCCCGAAGCTGCGCCGGGGGGTGTACGATCTGGCCCACTTCTCGTTGGGTTCGGCCAAGGGCCTGTACGGCTTCGGCCGCTCGGCCTTCTGGATCATCTTCTCCTCGTCGGCCATCCTCTTTGCACCCGTCATCTTTGAGCTGGAGCGGCTGCAGGTGGAGGAGATAAGCCGGCAACAGCAGCGCCAG ATTCTACTGGGTCCAAGTGCAGCTGTGTCTGGTGGTGCACCGCCTGGCTTGATGCCTCCAATGGCCCCCGGACCACAGCAACG